CAGTACAACGCAGGGAGGACAATACCCGGCTCAGGATGGATGATCAGTCGCAGAGGTTCATCACGGTTCGAGCCAGGCTGCAACTGTTGTGACTTTGCACGTCTGCCATTCGAACCGACGAGTTCAACGCGCGGCTCTGGCAGGTGCTGCAATTTTCGAATTCCAGTTACCTGGCGGACCAGGTCGCGCGTCAGGGGAGATCGCTTCAGGGCCAGTCGCCGTTCTTCAGCCTGATTTACTTCGAGCAGCGAACGGGCCAGAGGCAGTTGTTGTACCTGGCCGCTGGGTGTGACCTGCAATTCCCGATCTGTATAGATCTTGACAGGGGACTCTTCGAAAACGTTGATCTGACGTCCCTGCAACCAGCGTGCAAAGAAACGGGCGGCTCCTTCTCTGAGTCGTTGGCTGAAACCATGTTTTTCATTGGCTTCGATCAGTGAAATCCGTTCCGGATATCCGAGCAGGGTGTAGGCCCGCTTGGCCTGTCTGAAGGCATCCCAAGTGCCTTCAATCGGCACAAAATCATGCGTCGCAGCCAGGATGAGTGTTGGTTTAGGGGCACGACTGAGGATGAAGTCCGGGTGATCAAAACCTTCGCGGATTTGGGCATACAGATTCTGCTCGGCATCACCGGGACCGGGGCTCTCGTTTTTCTCGCGATGGGTGGTCATGAAACAACCGGGGGCTGCAGCCTGGATCCGTTCATCATAGGCCATCAAAAAACTGGTGAGGTTACCTCCTCCGGAATTGCCTGTGCAGCCAATTCGTTGCGCGTCGACATCGGGACGACTGCAGAGATAATCAAGAGCACGGACTGCATCCCAGACCATGTAGCCACCAAGGCTGCGTCCCAGCAGTATCGGCGCGACTCCCAGTTCCTGGTGTTCATGACTGGCACGATGTGCTGGTTTGCCGTCGGAATCGATGATCTGTTTGCGTTCTCCCTGACCGATGGGATCAAAGCAGAGCACTACGAAACCCTGTTTAACCAGCAACTGGTTTGCTTTCTGGTAAGATTCGTACGCTTTCCCGTTTTCACTATGTCCCAGGGGATGCAGGATGGCCGGGAAGGGGCCCGGTCCATCGGGACGATACAGGTTCGCGGTCACATAAAAACCAGGCTGGCTCTCAAAGTAGAGTTTTTCGATCGTGAATCCATCGGCTTCTATCGTGCCGGTAACCATGGGATTCA
This sequence is a window from Gimesia sp.. Protein-coding genes within it:
- a CDS encoding acetylxylan esterase: MKSFILSLVIILSSICSESLAQKPYRVLPPDFNADKTQQMMRSWLRGQSHRALDERRTEFEQALSSPERFTAYQQKRRKTLRMCLGEMPPRTPLNPMVTGTIEADGFTIEKLYFESQPGFYVTANLYRPDGPGPFPAILHPLGHSENGKAYESYQKANQLLVKQGFVVLCFDPIGQGERKQIIDSDGKPAHRASHEHQELGVAPILLGRSLGGYMVWDAVRALDYLCSRPDVDAQRIGCTGNSGGGNLTSFLMAYDERIQAAAPGCFMTTHREKNESPGPGDAEQNLYAQIREGFDHPDFILSRAPKPTLILAATHDFVPIEGTWDAFRQAKRAYTLLGYPERISLIEANEKHGFSQRLREGAARFFARWLQGRQINVFEESPVKIYTDRELQVTPSGQVQQLPLARSLLEVNQAEERRLALKRSPLTRDLVRQVTGIRKLQHLPEPRVELVGSNGRRAKSQQLQPGSNRDEPLRLIIHPEPGIVLPALYWPGGSAPPVLLAPAAGMNSAVKEARQLHRQGHPVLIVEVRDTGETTTRNWRFFGADYYIAYMLGRSWLGLRTEDLLTCARWLKTQQQAESLRLVTGGELTPAGLHAAALEPALISELTARGGIPSWRSLMKTPDAHQHIHNAVHAGLRYYDLPDLKALISTTP